GGAGGTCAAGCTGTGTTATTTATGCTTTCTGTGTAAATGCACTCACACTACAAACTTGTACCACATGACCACTACAGAGACTGATTTCTGGAATTAAAATGAAACTTAGTAAAAACATGAATGGGTGAAATGATTTATACCCTCACAAAATATTAGAAGTTGGTGTTCATTTAACAGTGATTGTGTACACCTTGCTCTGTAATCCCTCCAATGAACTGATTTTAGGTCATTCTAAAGGTCTTCATTCTGTTGTGTCACATTGGCTGAAGAGCAAATTCCTCTCTGTTAGCAACTATGAAGTCAAATAAAGGGCAGAGATACAGGGAAACATGAAACTATATTCTGAGGTGGCAGTGGGTCATGGATATTTATGAAGTTAAGGCTCTGACTAATGCCTATGTATAAATGCTGTATAAGTTCAAATGTATCCAATTTGATGTGAATCCTCAGCAAACATCACTGTTTGTTTAAGGTACTCTAGCCAAAAGATAAAACCCATTTGCTTCTGAATGCTAAGTATAATGAATTACATCTGTGTTCAACTAAACTACTTTTACTACTTTTAATGGAGAATATTTGTGAATATATTTATCCCTGGTTTTATCCTGGATTCCAGGAGGACAACTGGTGAGAAGAAGATATGAAAAGATAAAATGCACCCCTTTGTTCCATAATAAATATCTTTAATTAAAACATGGAAAAGTAGTGTATGgtgaaaaaacacaatataaatGTCTAGTGCTCACAAAGGTATCCAAATCCAAAAAAAAGATCATCCTTATGGTTTCAAAATAACTTTTTCCATTGATTAATATAAAAGTTTTGGGACTTTCTCCATGAAAAATCATTCACCTGAACCAGATGTGGAAGCTACACAGGATCAGTGCTCCCGGTTAGTGGACACAGGACATTGTTAGCAAAGGAGTACAATGTATAATGGCCATGTAATGTTACAATGGTATTTCTGGTATGAACTAACTCATGTCCACAAATTGAACCTTCAAGCATACTGGCTTAGAAACACTACCATTACATTTCTATGCGCACGTGTAGCTAATCAGAACTCTCCATAATTGCACCTCGTTATGAAAGAATCAAATAGCAACTCACAGACTGTGCTGCAAAGTCAGATTTCAATATGAGCTATGCAATAAAGCAGGAAACAACAGTAGTTATGACCTGTAGTCGAGCTATAAAATATTTCAGGGGGGGTGGCAGGAGGTGGGTTGGGGCTTTGAGCTACATGCTTTGTAATTAGCCCTTTACTGCTCCATATCTGCATATTAAATATTACCCAGGGATTGACTATACTACACTATAGATGTACTATAGATTTACTGTGGATCATATTCTTATAATATTTGTACAGATTAAAATATTTGTTACATCAGAATGATACAGATACAACAGAAAAAATGCTGAAGATAAACTTCAAGCTGCATGTAAAGTAAAGCTGTTTATAAAACAAACCTCTTGTAAGGTATATATTCAATACATATTGATTGTAGTACAGGAATGGATTTATAGAAGATTTATAAAAAGAGAGCTACTGTAGCTACAACAAAGTCAGCACTTTAATTGTTCTAAACCTATTTTCCCCCTGTTAGCTAACGCCGGGATTTTCCTGAAATTGCTGACAGCTATAGAATGTCTCAATCACAGCTGCCCTAAATGCTTAATGTCAGCTGTCTAACTGCCTGTCTTCTTAAAATATGACCACAGGTCTTTCTTCTGCTGTACATCCATTTGTTGGCCATGTCTGCCCCCAGGAAAGTCAGCACTCACTTGATGTGGTCAAACAAACTTATTGCATTGACCAGTGAAGCCCTTTACATAGTACTGTACTTAACCACAAGCAGAAGCGTGGATTGCTTACTCTTGCATTTTGCCATCAAGAAAAGCAGTTGTGAAAAGATGGAGCAGCATTACAACAATGATATAGTCGGTAAATTCACCTTCATGTGAGTGATATTGCGCAGAACAATTTAGGGGGGTAGTGAGGAGGAATGGTTTTTGGTAATTTTTCTCAGGGGGGCGAGTACTCACTTGTATCCCATGACAACTCACAAGCTAGACCATGTTCCTTTTCCTTCGTAGTCAGCATATACTggcaaataattaaaaattatgCTAGATGTAGTCAAATGAGAAAAACAAGACCTGTATTAGTGTAAAACAGGGAAGCCAACTATTAACACGACACTCATGGTTACATGCTAACAAAACACATGCATTCCATGGCAAACATTACTAAGTTACAACATTTACTGTTTACAACAGGAATACACATATCGATTTACGCTATTTACAGATGTGTGTGGTGCGGTGCACAGAAAGCTGGTAAATATGCCCGGAAATAGCATGGCTGACCAACCTTGCAGCATCGcatttatgtcagccaatcatgGACAGCGGGTGGGATCAGAACGAATGAAAAGGTTTGCCTCGGAGACCCTACTCAGGCGGTGCGGCGAAATGATGATGACTGCGGTGATTCTGGTTCATATGACATCGTATTGCTAAAGCAACATTGATTTCATTGATTTCATCAGAATTGTATGGCCACCTTTACCCTGAGATGAGGCTTTGGGGCTGACCTGAGCTTAACACATAATGATGTCACAGTGGAGTGCAGCTTTATTCTTACTCTATATTGCGTGTATGTGTCAGTATCTTGATGCAACGTGTTTAATCCCCTTCAAGCCAATAAGCACAAAAATGAATTAAGAGGATTATAGAATCCAATAAGACTGATTTACTAGAGGAAGTAAGTTATACTGGGTGTTTCTCAGTACATGTGCTTTCGTGTGCtcgttttatgtcatcttccattgcagAAGACcggttccaatactaagaacagaagtaaagaggacagtaaaaattcCAGGATGTTGTTTTTtccccgccccaaatatcaaggatgcgtcggttgcatcctcactaattagaacaatcccatgattgaTTGCATCCTAAGTtaattcttgggaggcaagttagcaagactgcTCTTCTGAAGACCATAAGaactttgtgttcttggtattgagaaacagcCATAGTTTTTGGAACATGAAGAACACAAAAACAgtggaggtcacatgaccattgTACTTGACCTGGAACATGTATAAGTTGGCAGCTGAATATCATACAGATCATGTGACCTCCACTGCAGTCACAGCAAGTATGAAACAATAAAACATGGATTACTCTGTGTATGGTTGCACAAACATTAACTGGGAGTCTTAAGGCAGGCTCCAGTTTACCTTGCGTGAAACACAGGTCTATGCATGGTCCCATATATGTATGGATAAATTAAGTGTTTCTAAgttttaagaaactcccacaAACTTTTCACAGGCCCAGATGGAGAGACCAACTGGTCCAAGAATTACCCATATTGTGGTGGGGTCTTTCAGTCGCCCATTGACTTCGAGCCAGAGCTGCTGAGATACGACCACTCTCTGACCCAGATTGAGCTCCTGCACTACAACCTGTCAGACAAGGAGCTGCTGACGCTGGTCAATAATGGGCACTCAGGTGAGCACAGCAATGACCCTGACAAGATCAGCCACAGGAGCCATGAAAAGGCTGAGAAATGGTCAGGTCAGAACGTACTAATGAAGACCTCTGTCCTTAATAACGCAGTATGAATGGCTTAGTTAGGATTTCCCACAGCAGGTACAGAAGTGACAGTGATGGTGTTCAGCAGGTTATTAAATACTGCAGAGGGTGGTTCAGATTCCTCAGCTTATGAACCAAACAGCAGCCTTCTGCAGCAGGTGTACATGAACATTTACTCTTCGCCAAAAAACATTAAGCACTGGTGTATCCTCACATCAAAACAAGACCTGCACACGCTTCTCTGAACATCTACTCCAACTGCAGGGCTCCTCTCGATTCAGGGAAACGACATGGCTGTTTTATTCTTTCACCcaatgaataagaaaaaaaaagttgttttaaatatttagctTATTTCCTAATCTTAATTTTGGGATAAGTTCAGGAGTTAATTGTATGGTGAGTGATTGAAGCATTTGATTTCTTGAGTTATGCTTTCTCAGtaggcatggtggtgcagtggttagcacagtcgcctcacacctctggaagcagcgttccctgtgtgtggagtttgcatgttctctccttgttgctgtggggtttcctctggatactccggtgtgtgtctttctgttcatgtatatattacattatgaagaccaaatatggaaaaaaaaaacttattttgacCTTCTGGGGACACAGGGAAAGggaaaactaataaaaaaaaaaattgtcagtgtcagaaactaaaaatgccaaaagtattatattttgtttggttacttatggttaaggttagggttaaggttagggtttggtaggggttaaggctgtcattgttgggatttcGGGTTGTGCCCATAAAAACGAATCgcgagtccccataaagatatcgATAagtaatctgtgtgtgtgacatttcTGGCCACAGTGCAGCTGTCCCTGCCTTCCCGGATGAGCCTGTCTGGTCTGTCCCACCGCTACTCCGCTGCCCAGCTGCACCTGCACTGGGGCTCCCAGAGCCTGCCAGCCGGCTCTGAACACACCATCAACGGCAAGCGCTTTCCTGCAGAGGTATGGGGAGAatttccatgtgtgtgtgcggggtGGAGTGCTGGGGGAGACTCACCTACCCTTTTGCCCGATCTATTTAAAGCACCTCCCTTTGAAGTTACTGCGTGCCCCCTGGTTGGCAATTTTTAGCCTTGCAACCTCTTCACTCTGGTCATTTTACAGTCAAGTTGACTCTTTTTAttaacccccccgccccagcacCACCTGGTCGGTGcctttgagcacctgcccccaGAAGGTCTCTGCACGGTCCTCCTTACTTAAATGAGTCAATGCAGGGACAGTACTATGGGTCCCCAGAAATACCCTGGGTTACAAACAAGAGCCGTTCCCCAAGTCTGTCTTTAtgttgaatttgtaggtaagtcagaacaataataatacagtacataataataatagtgataatggttattattataatgcagtaacaatacaatacataataattataattcagtaataataataaaggtaaATACATACGACATTGTACTGTACATTGAGCTGACATATTGCTGAAGCCATGCAATGTTTCCacgagcgtcacaaagtagCGTGTCTATTCGGTATCACGAAgcattgtatttaacctgaatGTTTAGTATAATACTCTTCATGGCAGTCCATGCGTAAGTATGGGGACTTTCTGGATTACAGACTATCAAACTGCATGAATCTCCAGCATTGTGTCGATGTTATGGAAAGAACATGCGCACAAATATGATTGAACAATATAAGCCTGCAGTACGTgtgcatttcaaaatatttatttttgaaaataacAAACTACTTTTATGAAGCTTTTTTAGCACAAGCAAATGATCTGGACAAAACTGCTGACAGTGAGATCAGGTGCCCATATGGATGTATCCAAATGGATTGTGCACATATACACAACATGACTGTGAGCTCATAGCCTAACGAGGTTTGGTTTGTGTGCTCTGACTGCAGCTTCTCCGGTTCACACTGACAAATGAACCACTCACCTCCAGCATCTGCATGtcatcctgttttttttgtagATAAATGAACTGATTGTCAAATGTCATGTTTCCAACTGTCTCTTTGCTCCCAGGCTGTAAATATCCCTGAAGGGTATGACCATAAAAACAGACCCTAACTTATGTGAGAAGCTTGTGGCTTATGACAGAGCTGTCACACTTAGACACTGATGAGTTTCCCAGCCTGTTGATGCACTCTTGCCTCAGGCTGTGCTAGAAAGGGTGTTTAGTGGTGAGACTTCTGATGTCCTTTCCATTTTGGGAGCAGTCTGTAGCTCATTATATTCTTAGACAGAGTTCACACTTCACTCAGCTTTTGGGTACATGCATCCATCACTCCTACTTCAGCTTGGAAGAAAATTGTAAAACGTTTCATCTAAAATATGTACGGATAAGGTAATCAAATGTCAGTGAGCATGACAGCTACTGCTTATCCTATTTGTTCTTTTCCTGTAGATGCATGTGGTGCACTTCAACTCCGACAAGTACCCAAACGTCTCTGTCGCGGCAGATCGGGCTGACGGGTTGGCTGTTCTTGGGGTTCTGATTGAGGTGAGTCGCTGTGGAAGAATCCGACCACCAGGAGGTGCTACTTTCACTCAACCTGGGGAGCTCGCTGAGTAGTGTATCTATCAGCATCGGcccctgccctgtcctgtctgtcgtttccctgtttggccagctggTGTCGCTGGTGTTCACCTCTGATTCTCTGTGTGGCAGGTGGGCAGGTTTAACCCCGCTTTTGACCGCTTCTTGACATATATCGATGGGATTAAATATAAGAGTAAGTTACAATTTTTCATACTTGTTAGCAGAGGAGATGTGTTTGCTTAAAAGTAATTTGTGCTCCTATTTGAAGTCAGATCTTATTTCTCCTTCAGTATTTTGTCAGTGCTAACAATGACACATGATAGATGGTTAGGTGGGTCGTGCATCTTCTCCTGCCACTGGCACTGGCCCACCCTGCGGTTCTATATCGGCCTGTTAGATCAGACAGTGAAGATCCCCGCCTTTAACATCCGGGAGCTGCTTCCCGACCAACTGGACGAGTTCTATCGCTACGACGGCTCCCTGACGACACCCCCCTGCTACCCTAGTGTGCTGTGGACCGTGTTCCGAACACCAATCAGCATCTCACACACGCAGGTTCTGTACCTCACTCCCGCCCAGTACGTTTTAGTTCCATGTGAACTGCCATTCTGTACACTGTCCGCGTCTCATGTTGTTGTAACGCTGTAAGTGGTGCCCTTCCAGTTCCTGGGTTTAGCCACGACCGTGTACTCCTCCACGGTAGGGGACGACTCCCCAGTCACCCTCAGTGGAAACTACAGGAGAACGCAGAATCCAGGCGACAGGACTGTCCTGGTGAATTTTCAAGAGGGTGAGTCTGGAATGCATGGCAAGGCGCTACATTTCAAAACGAAGCAGCATCTTCCTGTGTGGTCCGTAGAAGTCCTCCACTTTTGGTAATGTAGCGAACGATTCAAATTcgggaaagagaaaaaaaaatctgtattgcATCAAAGCAGAGGGGCCAAATGTTGCATAAATTCATTCATAAAGAAATGCGCAGTTAtaatggatgactgacaggtGGATCGACAGGCTTTGTTTAGATTCCAAACGTAAACAGCGAGTAAAGCTTTCAGACCCTCCACCAACACAGGGCGACTAGGGCTTTGTGCTTATTTAAAGCCTCTGAGGTTACAGTAACTGATTAAAGTGAATGTGTGTAGCCATATTTGGGGGCagggtgtggctcagcaggccaAGCCTCTGAGCCTGTGAACCGATGGTCTCCGGTTTGTACCCGgcttcagcagaacagtcacgcctgtgggcccttgagtaaggcccttaaccctcagctccGTGGACACCAGGCAGGTGGCTGTCCTACgttgccaagcttgctctcacctacctgtgtgtcatggagagcaggaCGAGGCAGGcagaaagagaatttccccacggggatcaatgaagtgtcattattattaatcgCATGCTGGTGCAGCATTAGTTCATGCAGACATAGAGTGTGGTCACGTGGTGCAGGGTGGACCCCCTCTCTCAGTGTCTGGCTTGCTTTACACATTCACCACTTCTGTGTGTGGTGCAGGAGATGGAATGCAGGGCGTAGACACAGCGACGTCACCTCTCCGTAGAAGGCAAGCCATTCAAAAACTGCTTGCCAGCAGCCTTGCCAAAGCGACACACAAAGAGGCACCCCAGATACAGCCTAGAATCAGCCATACACTAGATTCCAGCAAGAAATGGGAAAATTGGGAGAACAAGCACATCTTGGGCCAGTCCACACTGAAAGAGAACTTGCCAAAGTTGAAAGCTGGAAGTCTTCTCCTAAAACTCTGGAACTCCAGAATCACTGGGCTTTCAGAAGAGAGTTTATGTTATAGCACCGTGGAAAAGAGAACAATGCTCGAGCTTAAGAAAGCCCACTTGAAGAATCGGCTGGCGGAGGCCCTCCGAGAGGTCGTCTTCCCAGCCCTCAACCTCGGGAGCTATCTGAATGGCAGATCAGAACTATCCCCCTTCACAGTCAGACACCTACTACATAGCCAGCGCAAGCATGAGCTAGAAAAGCTACAGAACTCTCTGGTGAAACCAGCCCAGGTTCCAAGTGGAAACCATGAGTCTGAGGAACTTCAGAGCAAAACCAGACACCCAGTCCAGTAGAAGCGCCACCCAGCACAGCTTGTACATCATGTGTGTCGTAGACAAAAAATAGATGACAGATGTAATTGCTGAAGAACTCCAAATGTCTGTAATGAACTAAGGACTGCTGAAAAGCTCATCGCACAATCTATTAGCAAGCCATTGATAAAGTGAACTGTACTGTTTATTAATCATGTCAAGATTCACATTCGGCATTTAGAACATTATTAGATGAAAGTGTCTATTTGACTTCATTCTAAAGGTTGGAGTCTTATCTTCATTGGGGAATAATTCTCAGTGACCGAGTTTAATTAGTTGTAGACAAAACTGCATATGACTGTATGTTACTGTACAAACCTTAGAGAGCCATGTTTGAAGCCTGCCCACTTTTAAAAGAGATCGCAAAGAAAACTTGATTAAATGGTTAGGTTTGAGGATAAAGAAAAAGGGCAAAATGTCATAGATTAATAATTAAAGTAAATGGCCTATACATGCATAAtttctgatgtttttttaataatagtatttataATGATATTAACCATACTGtcttagcattttttaatgcataaaattaaaagaaataaatatttaccaGCCAATCAGTTGATATCTTGTCATGGGTAAGTCTATGCCCTGATCAGGATAAACagttggaaggtggatggatggatggaccgaCGGACTGACCGACGACTGGATTGgtctaataaaaaataaaatccaataAATTGTAAGAAGTAGAAATTTTAGTAAAATTTTAAAACACAACCTACAATTTTCAAGATATTTATGTAGACTGCTGAATTTGTAGATATTAGGTTGAAGGCTTCAGTCAGAAGCTTGAGTATGAATGGAATTACCCAATGGCTTGAGGTCTGGTTAATACAGATGGAAGCTGCTGTGCCGTGTGATTCGTAGTTGGTAGTTGGTTGAAACTGACCGATAGTAAAACTTGAAAGAATATTACAGTCCTTGGCTTACGCTGAGAGGCTGCGACATCCTACGTTTCTCGCTCAGACtttctgtcttgtttttttccatGACTAAGGGCTGCACTGGGTGAGCTTAGGTATGTCCTCATCTTTGATTTCAGCCAtccgtgtgtgtttgcatgtctcAGCCTTTGGTGTTTCTTGTATGTAATTAATATTCAGTAACCAACAATGCagtgtaataattaaaatgcataaactGGAATTCCACCACCTATCATCTATTTGTGTATTTCTTTATACCAGCACTTACATTGACATCTACGTACATTGACATCAAACTTCTACTTCAGATTACAATAATGCCATTAATATTGGTATGCAGGATAAACTATATGAAATTATTTTGTTGAACTAACACAAGAAAAGCACATACGTGTCTcaacatttaaatttaattctAGTTGCAGCTACAGAATcaatatatattattacatGAACTTTTCACCCATCATGCTTGCTAGTTTCCACCTAGTGATGCATGTTTGCCTGATTATGGACTGCAGATTCCACATTAAAACATCCTGATGTCTAATGTCTGAgccagttctgtttttttttttaacgggtGTGTTTTTACtaatttttttctcaaaattaatagattttaataaattattttcacGTTTGGTTTGGCGTATCATGACGGTTTTCCTGACCCCTTATGATG
The Paramormyrops kingsleyae isolate MSU_618 chromosome 13, PKINGS_0.4, whole genome shotgun sequence DNA segment above includes these coding regions:
- the ca12 gene encoding carbonic anhydrase 12 isoform X2, which produces MAVTSIILNLVLLSITYSEGAKWTYKGPDGETNWSKNYPYCGGVFQSPIDFEPELLRYDHSLTQIELLHYNLSDKELLTLVNNGHSVQLSLPSRMSLSGLSHRYSAAQLHLHWGSQSLPAGSEHTINGKRFPAEMHVVHFNSDKYPNVSVAADRADGLAVLGVLIEVGRFNPAFDRFLTYIDGIKYKNQTVKIPAFNIRELLPDQLDEFYRYDGSLTTPPCYPSVLWTVFRTPISISHTQFLGLATTVYSSTVGDDSPVTLSGNYRRTQNPGDRTVLVNFQEGLHWVSLGVVISIVAVTLLALIFIVTLILYLLRKKSNERVQQRTKDVTHDAESAAHK
- the ca12 gene encoding carbonic anhydrase 12 isoform X1; this translates as MAVTSIILNLVLLSITYSEGAKWTYKGPDGETNWSKNYPYCGGVFQSPIDFEPELLRYDHSLTQIELLHYNLSDKELLTLVNNGHSVQLSLPSRMSLSGLSHRYSAAQLHLHWGSQSLPAGSEHTINGKRFPAEMHVVHFNSDKYPNVSVAADRADGLAVLGVLIEVGRFNPAFDRFLTYIDGIKYKNQTVKIPAFNIRELLPDQLDEFYRYDGSLTTPPCYPSVLWTVFRTPISISHTQFLGLATTVYSSTVGDDSPVTLSGNYRRTQNPGDRTVLVNFQEGDGMQGVDTATSPLRRRQAIQKLLASSLAKATHKEAPQIQPRISHTLDSSKKWENWENKHILGQSTLKENLPKLKAGSLLLKLWNSRITGLSEESLCYSTVEKRTMLELKKAHLKNRLAEALREVVFPALNLGSYLNGRSELSPFTVRHLLHSQRKHELEKLQNSLVKPAQVPSGNHESEELQSKTRHPVQ